The Saccharomyces mikatae IFO 1815 strain IFO1815 genome assembly, chromosome: 15 DNA window AATATAAGAAGTGAAAAGAGGCCAGGACTCCCCCTAAATTATTGTCCTGTTTGTTACTTATTACTCCACATACGTTCAGTTTTACAGAATAGTCAGTTACAacccttttcttttcagtttaACAATGTTAAAATCTTCCGTTTCAAAGGCGTCTTTGAGGGTCTGTCGTCACTTCCACAGAGAGTCTATTCCTTACGATAAGACGATCAAGAACTTACTGCTTCCCAAGGACACAAAGGTAATTTTCCAGGGTTTCACAGGTAAGCAAGGTACCTTTCATGCCAGTATCTCTCAGGAATACGGTACGAATGTTGTTGGTGGTACGAACCCAAAGAAGGCGGGTCAGACACATTTAGGCCAACCTGTTTTCGCCTCTGTAAAGGACGCAATTAAGGAAACTGGCGCTACTGCAAGTGCAATTTTTGTTCCTCCACCAATTGCAGCTGCTGCCATCAAAGAATCTATTGAAGCTGAAATTCCTTTGGCTGTATGTATCACAGAAGGTATTCCCCAACATGATATGTTATATATTGCAGAAATGTTACAAACACAAGATAAAACAAGATTAGTTGGGCCCAATTGTCCTGGTATTATCAATCCAGCAACAAAAGTGAGAATTGGTATCCAACCTCCAAGAATTTTCCAAGCTGGTAAGATCGGTATTATTTCCAGATCGGGAACTCTAACGTATGAAGCTGTTCAACAAACAACTAAAACTAATCTTGGCCAATCTTTAGTTGTCGGTATGGGTGGTGATGCGTTCCCTGGTACTGATTTCATTGATGCCCTGAAGTTATTTCTAGAAGATGAAACCACAGAAGGTATTATTATGTTGGGTGAAATAGGTGGTAAAGCCGAAATCGAGGCAGctcaatttttgaaagaatacAACTTTAGCAGAAGCAATCCTATGCCAGTGGCATCTTTTATTGCCGGAACTGTTGCCGGTCAAATGAAAGGTGTTAGAATGGGTCATTCAGGTGCCATTGTAGAAGGATCCGGTACTGATGCCGAATCTAAAAAACAAGCCTTAAGGGATGTTGGAGTTGCCGTCGTCGAATCTCCAGGATACTTAGGTCAAGCTTTACTAGATCAATTTGCCAAATATAAATGATTTTACTAAGAAGGGAAACAACAGATTGTGAAGAGAAAGATTTCAATGCTTCAGATGTCCCTTCGGATGTCCCTTAAACAAGTATGGAGCcaatttatttatttttttgcagCTTTTACTGACGTTCTATGCTAATCTGTCCCTCTGtatatattcatttatcctTATAAATTCTACTAGGAAATCTTTTAATAGTATATTTATTAGtgttctttttaaaaaCGCTATACCCAAAGGGCTATCTAATTAcgatggaaaaaaaaatactacaGGAGGAGTCCATTAGATATTTCTAATAAATATCAGAGCTGTCCAGAATTCCTTTTATCTAGGATATCTGTGCGCAAGCCGGGAATCGAACCCGGGCCTCATGCTTGGGAAGCATAAATTCTAACCACTGAACCACTTGCGCGTCTCAATCAATTGGGTTTGGCTGTTGAAGCAAACTAAGTCCCACAAATTATATTTGCTAGTAACTTTGTTACCAACAACAGTATcatattgttggaataagtgattaccactatacatttattcatataaattgttgtagttgatgacgaacattctttaacatgatactaatgattttgagtaaattaatactaacattcttatggtgataccaatttaaatggagtagggaaattctaattatagaatttcctgcactaataagataaagatctattaattgtccagaacttagtatataagaagatgagttaacactaaattcttatcatcaacactctgatttatgtctgaaccttttggtttaatacacccaatcagcgtgtgttttatatacctctcttatatagattaagaaggaacgactattcttaattattacaacttactaaactactaattatcaacacaTATATGCTATTAGAAGAAGACacatgttggaataagtgattactgagataatagtggagtttgatgtaattgttgggattccattttttataaggcaataatattaggtatgtagatatactagaagttctcctcggggatttaggaatccataaaagggaatctacaattctacacaattctataaacattattatcatcgttttatatgttgttattcattgatcctattacattatcaatccttgcatttcagcttccactaatttagatgactatttctcattatttgcgtcatcttctaacaccgtatatgataatatactagcaacgtaaatactagttagtagatgatagttgatatatattacaacaatctttatcttactaaTGCAGGAagttctattattagaattttcctacttcaatttatactaataaatgtatagttgcaatcacttattccaacaataacaatgtataaaacaaattaaaacaagcaaaataaataaatgaaatattgTGTAAAATTATCGATTCCCTTTAATGGATTCTATATtctcgaggagaacttccAGTATATTCTGTATACATAATAACATTACGTtaatcaaaaatggaatctTAAcatttatttcaaaatttacctgttttttcaaaaggaaaTATTTTTACAAATTCTTAACAACTTTATTATAACAGTGAATACGAAAGAACAAGAGCAGTCAATTCATGACGACATTTAATATAGTAAGATAACTTTTATTCCAAAGTAAACTGTGTATTTGTCTATACATAGGGTTGTCTCCTTTATAATTTAGATAATTCGACCTCAAGGTTTACACACTTAGCATAATGGGGTTGAAAAATGAGTATAGGGACAATTTATACCTTGATTTTTAACTACAGTACATACGCCAAATTAAGTCAGTTCATTTAGTTTTTTATCCTGCTTTCATTTAGAAAGCCTACTTGTTACAATTACTGACCATATAGTTTTAGAAGATCGCATCCGATGAGTGACGAAGGAAGGAATATGGCCGAATAATTATTGAAGTATGTCTTGCTTTATAGGAAATCTATtaatttatcaacaaatatTTCCACATTCAAAACGATGTCATGCTCGGTATCTATGAAACAGCACTTCTGTCCAACAAATCTGTTACTGCTACTGACTCTTCCGTCGACAATGCTAGTTGGCCAATTTTTAATGTCCCACTTCAAACCACGAGTTTCTTTAATTACAGTAGCTTCTCCGATAGGCAACAGTCCACAGTTTCCTATACAAGAGTTTCTAAACCGAGGGTCATACTCAATCAAagttccatttttcttgattagGAATATTAAGTCGGTCGGCGTCATATAACAAAGTTTGAAATAACTTGCACTTTTGGATAAGGTATATAATTGCGTGATTGAGTGAACTGTCTGATCAAATCTACCACCAATGCCTCCTAATGCTAATAAACTTATCGGAGTCACTTCCGAAAAAACCAAAGATTTTGTCATATTATTGTATAATGTATGAATACCTTTTTCTAGCTCGATTCCATGGTTTGGTTGACAATTGTCTTCATTCGATATCAAAGCATGAAATTTTGGTGAATTGAAGtgtaaagaaatcaaattcaCGCATTTCGTGAAATCAGTCGAATACTGTGTTGTCTGTTTAATGATAATTACCCTGTTTTTCTTATAGTAATTGAAAACCTTATCTGATAGTGAATCTAGGTCACCGATAATATAATCAGGAAGATATTTGACTCTTATGGTTTCGTTATCGTTTAGGTAGTCATATAATCTGTTCGCTGCACCATCTGCACAGACTTTTAGGTCATGGagtttccaaattttgTAGAACAACGACCTGGgaatatcaattttttggttCAGTATAAGTAGTGTTGAATTATTACCTTCATTTGGGTGaattaattctttcaagttCGTTTCATTTCTGGCCTTAATTAAGTCAGCATTAACATCAATTCGTTCAGGATTCTCAATACACTCTTCAGTCATAATATTGATACTCAaagttttctttgcttCTCTATGACCAATAAGTGTATACAATACTTCTCAATTATGTCATAATTTAACATTGAAAAAGCCAAGTACTTTTATAAACCCTTTCCATTTTTACTCCTTTTGTTATTCCCATCAgctactttttttctattttgcGCATATTTTGCGTTTTTCGCTATTCTGAAATATGCACTCTAAGGAACTTAAGGCAACTATTAGAAGTCGTAAGAATGCTGTAATTGCTTAACACATGATTGCGGAGTTTATCAATATATAAAGGGGTATGCAGTTTTCTTTCACTACCGTAGTATACATTTACGCTTATATAAACCTAGAGTACTCAATTGATGTACATAAATCTCGTAGTCGAATTGACATCAATCATGTTTTGAAACCTTCGAGCGTAAATGGTCCCATTTTCTCACTACTATACTTGGATCGGCCCTGAACCATACATTTTTTAGAATACCGTCTTGTGATAACTGGTAAACTAAGTCTTTATATCGCCTTTCTGATACATGTTCGCTGTGCAACTCAAATATCTGCTTATTTTCATCCTTGACATTGGCATCACTTTTGGCAATTTCGAAAACAAAAGGATTAATTTCCGCTTTTATTTGTTGAGTAGTATTGCTCAGTAAATAAAGCTCAGCATTTTCATTTAGAGCATCGACGTTATAAATACCTTTAAATTGGTTCAGTGTAtcagaaatttttctaGAATTTCTCGTTCTTCTTGTCGACTGTAACTGGTCATACCTTGGTATTCTCGAACCTAGAAAATTGATTGTGGATTCagtcatttttttgaacttgtTGACGAGTAATTctttattaatttttgGTGTCAATTCTCGGCAGTAATTTGGCTGAGCCTCTAGCTGTTCTTGGATATGCTGGTGAATATTCAATTCAAACGGCAGTAACTGTTGCCTATCAGGGTCATTTAAATGCAAGTTATAGTCAATCATATAATCAGATTTCAGtttcatttcatcatctatATTAGGATCCTGGAAAGCATGAAGTTTTTCTGGTGTCATTGTGGTGGAAtctatttcttgttttacCATTGAACGGTTTCGCGTTGCCTGGCCAATAACATCATTTAGGGATAGAAGATCAGTTAATTGTGACATTTCATCCATATTCGAACCCATGATCAATGTTGGGGTCCGTATTCTGCTCTTCGATAATATCAAATCACTCTTTTTATTGACACACCAAAACTGCAAAGACATCAAGCACTTCCTTATATCTGCATCATTATGTTTTATCATATCATGAAGCCAATCATCACAAACTTCGATTTCAAGGgatttcaaatattttgttaaaaACGCATGCACAGATGATGTactaattttttttgcatgAAACAGAGAATTTTGTTCAATTGTCAATGCAATAAGCTCACTAGGAATTAATGACAAATCCTTACAAGTCAATACCAGAGGCCTCCTGGAAAACTCGCACAGCTTATTAATCATTGACCAATATCCCCTGTCATGTTCCTTAAATAATACATCAACGTCATTAAATAAAACAAGTCCATAATcatatttccttttcgaGGAATCTTTAACATAATGTGTAGTGGTGAAATCTAATAGGGTATCAAGTAAATCTTTCCTACTCCTATTCACGTTTGAGTTAACTTCGTATATCTGATGAGAGTTATCGTCGCCAGCAATTTCTCTCATGATTGTTTGTATCAGTGTCTTCTTCCCTATTGAATTGCCGTGCAATATCATTAGTGGTACAAATTCGCTTAGGTTAGGATTTGTTTCGCCATTTTTGTAGGAATTTGCACGCAGACTTTCGTCTTCTATGAAATCAGGCACAATAAAGTTAGCAAATTCAGAACCAGTACCCTGCTGTTTACTCGAAGTGATTGTGTTTAGTAAGCGCTTCCTTGTAGTAGGCTTTTCTAGCATATGAAATGATGTCGCAATCCAGTTTTTAATTTGAGATTTCAATTTAGGTTCAATTAGTACCTGTTTCAGTGTAACTGGCTTGAACAGCTGTGGCCATGTAAGGGTTGTATTCCTCTTGACATTTGCACCAAGTAATTTAGGGGCTGGGTAATGGATGGGAATACTGGATGCTAAATTATTGTCTTTCAGTGTTTCGTAGTCGCTAGAGAGAAAATCATGATGTAGTGATGGTGTTGTCCGGAAAGGAAGTGGAATATTAATGGGCTTATCCGGCAGTTCGCCATCATCATCAGGGCAGGTCAATTGGTGTAGTGGTAACGGTGGctctatttcttttagtttGGAAATACTattaaatcttttaaaagTATCAATTGTTTCCTTCTTGAGTAAGTTCTTGAGTTTAGGGGCCCTTTCCTTAAGAAGCGATGATTTGATTCTCGATGTGGAAATTATCGCGATATCATCTTCTAGCTCATATGAGATTGTATTTTCACTATAATTATTGTCACTTTTGGGACCTTTGTCACTGATTACAATAAGATCATCGTTTGCGTCATcgcatttttctttggtgcgtttcatcatcaaaaactCCTTCGCAGATTTGCGACTAGCAGAAGTGGCTTCAATCGGTTTGACCATAGAATGGTTTAGTAATATTACTGAAGAATCGTCATAGTTGATTGTTTTGGCATCAAAAGCGCTGGATTCAGTATTATTTTCCTCATCAATAGTAATTTGTAGAGCCTCTTGCCTTTTcacctttttcttattacCTGTCAATATGTCACGTAAAGACACGTGTCTTTTCATTGGGAAAACTTTCTTTGGATTCAAAGGGTCGATAATCTGGTATTCATGCGATTCTAGCACAATTAAAGTGGTTGGTGAATCTTGTTAGTGCataaaattatcaacaggTCAATTGTACTAAACTCATTTATTTATCACCGCTAACGTTACGCGTCTGGCatcttaaaaaaagaaagaaaaaagaaaaggactACATACTCTATTTCGCTATGAGACGATATATACTGTACAATTGATGGAAGGTACTCAACGCGTTTAGTAGCGTTCCTTTAACCTAGATGCGACCGTACGTAAGTTTCCGTAAACTTTACCTGGAGGCGAACCTAAAATCAAACTTACGACAGATTCTCTGGCCATTCTAATGTGAGTAAACCCACCCAAAATGTGGATTTTAGAGTCTGCTAAGACTATTCTTGTCCTTGTCGCATTTTCAATGGCAAATTTTGTCTTACCGTCTTTGCCGGCAATACGACCAATAGCTCTAGACAAATGGTCACCCGTTAGAGTCTTGACATCTTTTACTTCAAAGGTTTCAATATATAGATCATCTAGCCTTAATAATGCAATAGAATCATCCAAGTCAAACCCTAACGTAAAAGCCTTGATAAAATCAGCACCTTTTTGCAGTGCACCCGGATCTGTTGTGAATTTAGGATTCGTTCTTAGTTCCACCGATTTGGTCTTTAAGTTCATTCTGACTTGCAGCTTCAAGTGCTCTACCAGTGGAGGATATATTTTAGTCCAGCTATTCCTTAACGGTGTCATTCTATGTGGTGGAACCATGATCTTCCTCGATTCAAACTTTATTTTGTTACCCTGTGTTTTACTAGCTGAAGTAAAGCGAGGCTTCCCTTGATCATCCACCACTACGGTCTTGGATTCGCGCATCTTCAGACTACCATCCTCGTTATTTCCCTCATCTTTTACTGTGTTATCGCTAGCATCATCTAATAgaacatcttcatcttcatcatcccCAATGCTCTCAGTATTACTTATTCCTATAATTCTACTCTTGCTGCTGTCTTCACCACCCGTTGTTGTCACGGTAACTTTTTTTAGAGCAGTGGGTGCAACCATCTTGTATTTTAGATTCAGTGCAATTTTTTATCTCTGCTAAACAGGAATACTTTATTTACTACTACTTAGTATTATTGCACACTTTTCCTTACTTAGTGATGAGCATCGGaatgataataaaagaaaaaaattttttatttctaaagCCCATACTTGCCGTTCTAGGTGATAGCATAGCTTTATTTCACACCTAACATTTTAGTAacgcatttttttctaaccCTTTTTTCTCACCATATGCCCTTATTTCACCACTTAGGTTTATTTTCGTAGGAAGGTATATGGAATTTTTGtcactttttctttttctcaattttCACTTCCCGTTATTGGTTCTAAGTGGTCCTTAACTTGAACTCTCCTCTGAGGGGATGCACATTAAGCTTACTATATACATAAGCATATGAATTGAATTAAGAATTCTAAAACAAAGGCCCCAGAAGAAAATCAGGTGGAGGGAGGCTTATAGAATCCATGCTGTCCACACATTTGCGGACCGTCACAGTAAAGCGGACATTGCTTCCGATTACAAGTCATCTCATAAAACACTTTGTTCGTGCTTACACTGTTGCTAATCGTGGAAATTGTAGATCTTCAATAGCGCCTTATAAGAGCCTATTGCCCGTTCAATGTTTGATTTCTCAAAGATTTATACGGTCGTTCCCAACGAATGATAAGTTAATTACCAAAGCTTCCAATATTGAAACCATTTTActaagaaagaataatgaGCGAAAGTTCAAGCAATCGCTCTTAGCAGAcgcaaaaaattttcaagagaggttcaaaatcaatgtAAAGTGGATTCTTATTAAAAATAACAGGCCGTTCTCTATGAACGAGATAAGTATTATAGCTTCTTGGTTGATATTGTCGCAAATTTTATGGCTTATACTGAGCACTactactttcttttccttctatCTTTTCGTTGTCAATTCTGTTTTCAGTCAAGAATACattcatgaaaaaaaaatttatgaaAAGCTTCTGAAATTCTTGTTGAAGGACCATAAGCACTCTGGCCAAGATTTGGAGATAAGTTTCTCTCCGGAAGATAAAACTTCAACAGCGGTTGTATTATCTCCAGACTGGGAGTCAAACTCAATACTTATAAAAAGGTTAAACATAAAGGATGAAGATTTAGACCTGGACTTAAAGTTTCATCACATCAACCTGAAcgtttctttgaaaagttgGCTACTTGGTAAGGGAttgatttcaaatatttcCATATATGGCATCAGAGGCTCCTTGGATTTGTCCAGGTTTATCAGCTTGATAAACTCCTTTCAAGGTGATCTAAAAAGTGAGAATTTTGTTaaactttcaaataatattgaaatTACAGATTcggaaatttttttgaagcaatCTCTGAGCGAACCAGAAACCCCAATGttaaaattttccatttaTAATTTATCTTTACCACAGCTTAGATTAGACCATTTTATTTCTGATGTTCTGAATGCCAAGTCATTTTCTGGTTCGATAAATAACTCTCTTTTCAACTTATTCAAGAGGCAACAAAAGTTAACAGCAGTTATTGAAAAtagcaacaacaaaaagatGACAACGTCAAAATTTGATTTCATCGATAATAATGAGggaaaatatcaaacaGTAACTCGCCAGGATGATCACAATTATATAACAACGTTAAGATTGAACTTTATTAACATCAacgatttgaaatttaacGATGACGGAAAATTCAATTGGTTAAAAGACGGCCAAGTCGAGATACTGGCTGATATAATGCTAACAAACTCTACTTCTCATCTATCATCGAAATCCAAGTACGCAGTGGTGGATTTAAAGGTAACTTGTAGAGACTTGAAAACAACTTTTCCTCAGGAGCCTCCAGTATTGTCTACGGGAGATAGTATTGTTTCATTAGATGAATTGAAACCTATTATAACATTCATTAACTCATATGAAGGAATGGCTAATCCTATACTAAAGGAGTTTACAGAGAACGAAAGATTGAAGAACTCTATAATCTGGAGCTCGCCTAATGTCTCGATTAATAGACAAAGAAAGTCGTATCCGCTAACTACAAAGGTCACTTCCAATTCCACTAAGGAAATCATAAAATTTCATAATCAACCAAACTACGACACTAATGAGATTGTTTTACGATGTAAGATGGTCAAAAACGTGTCAGACCTACAGCTGATTAACATCAATCAAATATTAGACCAAATTACTATGGAATTATACGTCGACTTAACTAAAATAGTAGAAGACTGGGAGTTtagaaacaaaaatgaTTGGATGAAACAATGGGGTACAACCTTTGCATCACAGTTATTGTTGTTTGGATTTGGTGCCATGGTTTGACCATTATTCACATAACATATAGACTTAACCCTCTTTTTGCATTACAACTACCATAAAACCAGAATTAAAATATTagtatcaaaaaaaaaaaaaaagaagtgaaTAAATAAACCGAAAATAGCTATACCAATTATGTCACCTTAGCAACATGcataaaatataatatgTAGATAGTAAGTACTTTAAATTATATATTCAAGCCATATCGTTACTCAGgttctcttttttatcttcattaACCTTGGCGCCCGTCGATTTATCGATTTTTACGACAGGCATGAATGTTGTTTCCTTCACGCTTATTGCCTTGTTTAGTTTAGCACCAATCCCCAATCCATCAGGGTGCATCCGCGAGATATCTGCATTGTCTTTTTTGCTGTTGTGTTCCTTGCCTCCTTTAACATCCTCCTCATCGCTTTCCCATCCCATACCTCGGAGTAGTGCATCTCCAAACTCCTCGAAAGGTACTTCACtgtattctttttcagtGACATATTCCACCAAAGAGGTATCGTTTTTTTTGGCATTTGAATTTTCCTTCAGTTTGATTACTagtctttttttgagaGATGATTCCTCATCAAGATCGAATTTGTCAATACTTTGaatctttatcttattttGAGATTTATGCGAAATACTTGTTACTTCCGCATTCTCCCAGTTAAATAGGTTAACCTTCTGGGAAGagctctttttttttacctttttggtgatgttctttttcaagttcttgTTTCCTAATTTGAGTGAGATTTTATTCATTTCAACATCCTATCTCTATATCTTGCCTTCCTGCACGTCTTCGTTTTGACTGACACCTATTAAGTGACAATCATCAAACGGTCTTTCTACTAGCATATTCTTCTTAAATTTGTCCGGGTAACAAATGTATAGCGCCCGACTAACTGATAGGGAAAGTACAGTATCTTTCACCCTAAGTGGATGTGTGCCAGGCCTAAATAggttaataataatatgaaACGGGTAATTTGACAACGAAGTTGTTTCTATATATTGAACTGTTTATTAGCATTACTTCATGTTCCGTATTCTGTGTAGGTGGGTATGAAGTGATTGTGTAGCGCAATTGagattataaaaaaatctatgATGCTTGTTCAATCTGGGTTTTAAAGGTATTCTGCTAGACCTCTTGCTATGTTTTTACAAGTTGAAATTGGTATTTGTAATCCAATTAAGAAATAACTGTGTCCTGTTTAATATAATTTTATAGCTAAACAGTTTGGAGAAAGAACACACTACACATAGTTAACTCATTCTTTAATTGCTTACATTTTATAATCATATTTTAGGAACTATTTACGCAATTTCTTGACCACACGTTATATCAAATTCCCTATAAAATTGGTTTTACAACAGCTCGATTGAATACACTGTAAGCCCGGGTTTAAAAGTCGTATAATCGttaaaatcaaaatgatCAAGATCTAAATGGAATAAATAATGCCTTTTTGATATTAACTTCACTGTTTCATCTctcatcaatttcttcacctCTGAAATCATCGAATCGGGTGTTATTAAAGTTAGTGGAGTCTCTAATCCATTTAGACGTAATTTTGTGATTGTTTCCTCCAAAAGTGGCAGGTCGCAGCCTTTGAGGTCTATTACATGATGGGTGCCTAGTTTGAATGCTATTTCATTTAAAGATTCAACGCCATCTTTCGAATTGACGATTGAGGAGATTGTTATTGCATCGTCCATATACATCCATGTGGGTGGCGAATATGTTTTCCACCATATGTGGACACCCATCGGCTCAGTATGAAAGTGAAAGTAATCTCCTAAAAATTGAATTATTCCGCCTTGATGTGAAATTCCCATGATGAAAGCCATGATTATgttaaaaagaaaccaaGTTCCTTTAAACATTTTTTTGCCCATTAACGCCGAGCTCAGAGGTGTCCAGTTTAAGTTTGTCACAAATAATGGAACTAGCGGTATCAGAAATCTCAGTTCTTGGTGCTGAAAAAGTGAGAGGAAAATCATACCTGATACTATTGAGTATGTAGACAAACTATCGAGTTTGTAACCAGATAGAATCGCTAATAGCAATACAGGGCCCAGTACTTGCGGTAAATTGACCAGTAAATGAGTGTATCTTGGATGCAATCCATGTAACTGTAAATTCTGGACATCAAgattatatttcaaattattcaaaggTGCAATAACAAGTCTTTCTCCGccattgaaaatatatgtgtcaataaaaacaaatagaaaagagaaaaatatagaTGAAAGTAAAAGTAAGGAGAAGGACTGCCAATGAACCCGGTAATACTTCCAAAATAGAATCAAGCACggtaataaaataaacgCAGGGAAAGTGACCCTATTAAAAACGCCAAGACTAAACAGTAGTCCCAATAAAATcgattctttgaattttctcttcgtaatattttcttcgttCACCATGTTCTCCATTACAATCAATGTCGACATCAAAATAAGAGTCTCGATGGAATTGGAAAACGTGTGCGTTTGGTACGTCCAGGTCACGTAAGAAGTTAA harbors:
- the SMP3 gene encoding glycosylphosphatidylinositol-alpha 1,2 mannosyltransferase (similar to Saccharomyces cerevisiae SMP3 (YOR149C); ancestral locus Anc_5.487) encodes the protein MSVTLKLCRRREMRTIRSNIRKNTVKTSAWPYVRYATILLLFHSHTPVTQVCIMGYQLWPYLVCAIGLMLGLSPSYIHPDEHFQCIEILVMQFTKAKGTVPWEFEPSFAARSYVPLLLFYGPLFTILKSFPNAQSNPILILYLMRLQNYVMIVLCCHFIIPKLMRSDKRAVQSMKKGIILTSYVTWTYQTHTFSNSIETLILMSTLIVMENMVNEENITKRKFKESILLGLLFSLGVFNRVTFPAFILLPCLILFWKYYRVHWQSFSLLLLSSIFFSFLFVFIDTYIFNGGERLVIAPLNNLKYNLDVQNLQLHGLHPRYTHLLVNLPQVLGPVLLLAILSGYKLDSLSTYSIVSGMIFLSLFQHQELRFLIPLVPLFVTNLNWTPLSSALMGKKMFKGTWFLFNIIMAFIMGISHQGGIIQFLGDYFHFHTEPMGVHIWWKTYSPPTWMYMDDAITISSIVNSKDGVESLNEIAFKLGTHHVIDLKGCDLPLLEETITKLRLNGLETPLTLITPDSMISEVKKLMRDETVKLISKRHYLFHLDLDHFDFNDYTTFKPGLTVYSIELL
- the SPP2 gene encoding spliceosome ATPase-activating subunit SPP2 (similar to Saccharomyces cerevisiae SPP2 (YOR148C); ancestral locus Anc_5.484), with amino-acid sequence MNKISLKLGNKNLKKNITKKVKKKSSSQKVNLFNWENAEVTSISHKSQNKIKIQSIDKFDLDEESSLKKRLVIKLKENSNAKKNDTSLVEYVTEKEYSEVPFEEFGDALLRGMGWESDEEDVKGGKEHNSKKDNADISRMHPDGLGIGAKLNKAISVKETTFMPVVKIDKSTGAKVNEDKKENLSNDMA